GACTGAGTTCTGTATTCCCTGTAGGTTCCGTCCATCAGGATAACAAAACGAAACCGGCGCTTCGCGGTCTCAGGGAAACGTTGCGCAATTTCCTGGCCGCGGGCGCACCCCTGCAGTGCCGTCCCGGGGACTGAAACACGTCGGCACCTGCCGTTAAGGAAACACTGAACGATCGGCAATCATTCAGTGTTTCCCAGGATTTGGGAGTAAACAACCTTGCAGCCGCCGTTGCGCTGGCTTGTCCAGCTCTTGCTTGTTGCCGTGATCGCGGGCCTCGCCGCGATGGGGTGGGTCTGGCTCCAGCAGCAGGAAGAGGAGTCCGGCGGTCCGGGCGCCGGTGGCCCCGGGGGCGGCGATGGTGGCGGGACACCCGTGCAGGTGGCCCACGCTGAACGTCGTGCCGTACAGGATGAGGTCCAGGCCGTGGGTACGCTGCTGGCGCGGGAGTCGGTGGAGATCGTCACCGAGGTTGCCGGCCGCATCGTCGAGGCGCCGGTGCGCGAAGGTCAGCAGGTGGAACAGGGCGAGCCCCTGTTCATCCTGGACCAGGTGCGCGAACGGGCCGACCTGCGGGAAGCCATTGCCGAGCGGGATGACGCCAGATCGAAGTACCGGCGGGCCGCGGCACTGTACGAGAACCGCGATGTCCCCGAATCCGAGGTAGATGAGCGCCGTGCGGCCCTGGAGGTGGCCGAGGCGCGCGTGGAAGTGGCGGAGAGCCGAGTTCGGGATCGCACCATCCGCGCGCCCTTCGATGGTGTGGTGGGGTTGCGTGAAGTCAGCCCGGGGGCCTACGTGGAGCCGGGAACCGAGCTGACCACCCTGGATGACCTGTCCGTGGTGCGGCTGGATTTCGCCGTCCCCGAGCGTTTCCTCGCCGGCCTGGTGCCGGGCCTCACCGTTGAGGCGCGCAGTCTCGGTTTCGGTGATCGCGTGTTCGAGGGCACTGTCACGCGGACCGGTTCGCGGGTTGATCCCATCACCCGCACCGTGCGCGTCCAGGCCGAGTTCGACAACGAAGAGCGGCGCCTGCGCGCCGGCATGTTCCTCACCGCACGCCTGGTCCTGGAGGAACGCGAAGCAGTCATGGTTCCCGAGGAGGCGCTGTTACAGGAGGGGCGCGGCAGCTTCGTGTTCGTCATCGAGGACGCGACCGCGCGCCGGCTGGAGGTTTCCACCGGCCGGCGCATGGACGGCCGCGTGGAAGTTGTCGGCGATGTCGAACACGGGGACCGGGTCGTGGTGCGCGGTCTGCAGCGCGTGCGCGATGGCCGTGAGGTCCGGCTGCTGGAGGAGGATGCCGATGGCGATCTCGCAGCCCGGTAATGGTGCCGGCCCGGAGGACGTACGATGATCATTTCGGACATTTCCGTACGCCGGCCGGTACTGGCCACCGTGGTCAGCCTGCTGATCGTGGTGCTTGGCATCGCCTCGCTGACGCAGTTGCCGGTGCGCGAGTACCCCAACATCGATCCGCCCATCATCTCCGTGACCACCGAATACGTGGGCGCCGCACCGCAGGTGATCGACACCGAGATTACCGAGCGCATCGAGGGTGCCATCAGCCGCGTGGACGGCATCCGTTCAATGAACTCCGAAAGCCGGGATGGCCGCGGTGAGACCACCGTCGAGTTCGAGCTCGGCCGCGACATCGATAACGCCGCCAATGACGTTCGCGACGCCATCGCCCGCATTGCCGACAACCTGCCCGATGACGCCGAGGCGCCGGTGGTCACCAAGACCGAGGCCGACGCCCGGCCGATGATGTGGCTGGCCATGACCTCCGACCGCCTGGACCCCGCGGAGATGAGCGACCTCATCGAGCGCCAGGTGGAGGAGCGGCTGTCGGTGCTGGAAGGCGTGGCGGACATACGCATCGGCGGCCAGCGACGCTACGCCATGCGCGTGTGGCTGGACCGCCAGGCCATGGCCGCGCGCAATGTCACCGTGGACGAGGTCGAGAACGCCCTGCGGCGGAACAACGTGGAATTGCCCGCCGGCCGCGTCGAGTCCCTGATGCGGGACCTCACCGTGCGCACCGACACCCGGCTGAGCGAGCCCGGCGAGTTCGAGAACCTGGTGCTGCGTTACCAGGGTGACGTACCCATCCGGCTTGGCGAGGTGGCGCGTGTGGAGCGCGGCGTGGAGGACGATCGCGCCGTGCTGCGCAACAACCGCGTGCCGGCGGTAGGGCTGGGCATCATCCGCCAGTCCCAGGCCAACGTGATCACGGTCTCCGACGCCGTGCAGGAGGAGCTGGAGCGCATCCGGCCGACGCTGCCCGAGGGTGTGGACATCCAGGTCAGCTACGACGAGTCGGTCTTCATCCGCGAGTCCATCCGCGAGGTGCTGATCACCCTGAGCATTGCCGTGTCGCTGGTGGTGCTGGTGATCTTCGTGTTCCTGCGCTCCTTCCGCGCCACCTTCATACCGGCGGTGACCATCCCCGTGGCCGTGATCGGCGCGTTCTCGGTGATGGCGCCGCTGGGCTTCTCCGTGAACGTGCTCACCTTGCTGGCGCTGATCCTGGCCATCGGGCTGGTGGTGGACGACGCCATCGTCATGCTGGAGAACGTCCAGCGACGGATCGACGACGGCGAGCCCCCCCTGCTGGCTGCCTACCGAGGCGCGCGCCAGGTCGGTTTCGCCATCGTCGCCACCACGTTGACGCTGATTGCCGTGTTCGTGCCCATTGCCTTCATGGAAGGCAATGTCGGGCGGCTGTTCACCGAGTTCGGCCTGGTCCTGGCGGCGGCGGTGGCCTTCTCCAGTATCGTTGCGCTCACTCTGGCGCCGGTGCTGTGTTCCAAGTGGCTGCGACCGCCCACCGGCGAAGGGCGTCTGCACCGGGCCACGGAGCGGTTCTTTGCCGGGCTGACCAACGGCTATCAGGCCGTGCTCAAGCGGGCCCTGGCCATGCCGCTGGTGGTGCTTGCGGCGTGCGCGGCGGCGGCGCTGATGGCATTGCAGCTGTTCCAGGTGCTGCCGCAGGAGCTCACGCCCACGGAGGATCGCAGCGTCATCATCATCCCCGGCAGTGCGCCGCAGGGCTCCACCTCTGCCTACACCGACGAGCAGGTGCGGCAGATCGAGGACATGCTCGAGCAGTACGTGGAGCAGGGCGAAGCGTGGCGCGTGTTCTCCATTATCGGCTTCCGCGGCCGGGTGGACAGTGCCTTCACCATTCTCGGCCTGACGCCCTGGGACGAGCGGGAGCGCTCGCAGCAGGAGATCGCCCAGGAAATCCGGCCGCAGCTCAACGAGATCCCCGGCATCCGTGCCTTCGCCGTGAACCCGCCCGGGCTTGGCCAGAGCAGCTTCCAGCAGCCGGTGCAGTTCGTCATCGGCGGCTCCACCTATGATCAGCTCGGCGAATGGAGTGAACGCATCCTCGAGCGTGCCCGGGAGAACCCGGACCTCCAGGGCCTGGATGCCGACTACGAGGAGACCCGGCCGCAGCTCAACGTCAGCATCAACCGCGAGCTGGCGGCGGACCTGGACGTCGGCGTCGAGGACGTGGGGCGCACCCTGCAGACCATGCTTGCCTCGCGGCAGGTCACCAGTTACCTGGACCGGGGGCGCGAGTACGACGTCATCCTCCAGGCCGAGGACGCCGACCGCGCCTCGCCGCAGGACCTGGAGAACATCTTCGTGCGGGGTGGCAACAGCGACAGCCTGATCCCGCTGTCCAGCCTGCTCAGTCTGGAGGAGATCGGCTCGCCGCCGGTGCTCACCCGGGTCAACCGCCTGCCATCGGTCACCATTGAGGCGTCCCTGGCCGAGGGGTACGACCTGGGCAGTGCCCTGGAGTACCTGCAGCGCATCGCCGGCGAGGAACTGCCCGACGAGGCGCAGATCAGCTATCTGGGGCAGTCCCAGGAGTTCATGGAGACCTCCGACGCCATCTACATCACCTTCGCACTGGCGCTGCTGGTAGTGTTCCTGGTGCTGGCGGCGCAGTTCGAGAGCTTCATCCACCCGGCCATCATCATGGTCTCGGTGCCGCTGGCGGTGACCGGGGCGCTGGGCGCGCTGTTCTTCACCGGCATCAGTCTGAACATCTACAGCCAGATCGGCATGATCCTGCTCATCGGCCTGATGGCGAAAAACGGCATTCTCATGGTGGAGTTCGCCAACCAGCTCCGGGACCAGGGCCGCACCGTGCGCGAGGCGATCCTCGAAGGTGCCACCCTGCGCTTCCGGCCCATCCTGATGACGGCGGTATCCACGGTGTTCGGCGCCCTGCCGCTGGTGCTCTCCACCGGCGCCGGTGCCGAGAGCCGCGGCGCCATCGGTATCGTCATCATTGGGGGGTTGAGCTTCGCCACCCTGCTGACGCTGTTCCTGACTCCGGTTCTCTACGACCTGT
The DNA window shown above is from Aquisalimonas sp. 2447 and carries:
- a CDS encoding efflux RND transporter periplasmic adaptor subunit gives rise to the protein MQPPLRWLVQLLLVAVIAGLAAMGWVWLQQQEEESGGPGAGGPGGGDGGGTPVQVAHAERRAVQDEVQAVGTLLARESVEIVTEVAGRIVEAPVREGQQVEQGEPLFILDQVRERADLREAIAERDDARSKYRRAAALYENRDVPESEVDERRAALEVAEARVEVAESRVRDRTIRAPFDGVVGLREVSPGAYVEPGTELTTLDDLSVVRLDFAVPERFLAGLVPGLTVEARSLGFGDRVFEGTVTRTGSRVDPITRTVRVQAEFDNEERRLRAGMFLTARLVLEEREAVMVPEEALLQEGRGSFVFVIEDATARRLEVSTGRRMDGRVEVVGDVEHGDRVVVRGLQRVRDGREVRLLEEDADGDLAAR
- a CDS encoding efflux RND transporter permease subunit, which produces MIISDISVRRPVLATVVSLLIVVLGIASLTQLPVREYPNIDPPIISVTTEYVGAAPQVIDTEITERIEGAISRVDGIRSMNSESRDGRGETTVEFELGRDIDNAANDVRDAIARIADNLPDDAEAPVVTKTEADARPMMWLAMTSDRLDPAEMSDLIERQVEERLSVLEGVADIRIGGQRRYAMRVWLDRQAMAARNVTVDEVENALRRNNVELPAGRVESLMRDLTVRTDTRLSEPGEFENLVLRYQGDVPIRLGEVARVERGVEDDRAVLRNNRVPAVGLGIIRQSQANVITVSDAVQEELERIRPTLPEGVDIQVSYDESVFIRESIREVLITLSIAVSLVVLVIFVFLRSFRATFIPAVTIPVAVIGAFSVMAPLGFSVNVLTLLALILAIGLVVDDAIVMLENVQRRIDDGEPPLLAAYRGARQVGFAIVATTLTLIAVFVPIAFMEGNVGRLFTEFGLVLAAAVAFSSIVALTLAPVLCSKWLRPPTGEGRLHRATERFFAGLTNGYQAVLKRALAMPLVVLAACAAAALMALQLFQVLPQELTPTEDRSVIIIPGSAPQGSTSAYTDEQVRQIEDMLEQYVEQGEAWRVFSIIGFRGRVDSAFTILGLTPWDERERSQQEIAQEIRPQLNEIPGIRAFAVNPPGLGQSSFQQPVQFVIGGSTYDQLGEWSERILERARENPDLQGLDADYEETRPQLNVSINRELAADLDVGVEDVGRTLQTMLASRQVTSYLDRGREYDVILQAEDADRASPQDLENIFVRGGNSDSLIPLSSLLSLEEIGSPPVLTRVNRLPSVTIEASLAEGYDLGSALEYLQRIAGEELPDEAQISYLGQSQEFMETSDAIYITFALALLVVFLVLAAQFESFIHPAIIMVSVPLAVTGALGALFFTGISLNIYSQIGMILLIGLMAKNGILMVEFANQLRDQGRTVREAILEGATLRFRPILMTAVSTVFGALPLVLSTGAGAESRGAIGIVIIGGLSFATLLTLFLTPVLYDLFARFARSTNAVSHDLHALEADERAREPA